A part of Agromyces protaetiae genomic DNA contains:
- a CDS encoding TetR family transcriptional regulator, translating to MTPERRGPYAKGVAMRGRIVDAALSLYASTEAPPTFKAIADAVGLSEKGLSHYFPSRDELLVSVLAERDRIDAIESGVEPAEPADFVAAVERVMTHNMSTPGLLRLYVDLSAAATDAGHPAHEYFVARFRVLRERLSAYLRELGMSTEYSEWAARILVGAVDGLQAQWLLDQDFDLSGSVVELIELVFAADTPPRLAR from the coding sequence ATGACCCCCGAACGCCGCGGCCCCTACGCCAAGGGCGTCGCGATGCGCGGCAGGATCGTCGACGCCGCGCTGTCGCTCTACGCCTCGACCGAGGCGCCGCCGACGTTCAAGGCGATCGCCGACGCCGTCGGGCTCAGCGAGAAGGGCCTCAGCCACTACTTCCCGAGCCGCGACGAGTTGCTCGTGAGCGTGCTCGCCGAGCGCGACCGCATCGACGCCATCGAGTCGGGCGTCGAACCCGCCGAACCCGCCGACTTCGTCGCCGCCGTCGAGCGGGTGATGACCCACAACATGAGCACTCCCGGGCTCTTGCGGCTCTACGTCGATCTCTCGGCCGCCGCGACCGATGCCGGGCACCCCGCGCACGAGTACTTCGTCGCGCGCTTCCGCGTGCTCCGCGAGCGCCTCTCCGCATACCTCCGCGAACTCGGCATGTCGACCGAGTACAGCGAGTGGGCGGCGCGCATCCTCGTGGGCGCCGTCGACGGGCTGCAGGCGCAATGGCTGCTCGACCAGGACTTCGACCTCAGCGGCTCCGTCGTCGAGCTCATCGAGCTCGTGTTCGCCGCCGACACTCCGCCGCGGCTCGCGCGCTGA
- a CDS encoding GNAT family N-acetyltransferase, with protein MELVDIWPLHGLSLRTPRLELRPVRDEDLPALAEAALAGIHEPDRMPFAVPWTDQSPADLPGHTARFVWGTRANSHPGAWTILFSVIEDGVPIGIQDVRAMNFATTRTIHSGSWITKSRQGRGIGTEMRAAILAFAFDRLGAEYAESGAATWNDASIGVSRKLGYRENGVHRFEVRPGELVEEIGFRVTAADFVRPGWTLEVSGFEAARALLGA; from the coding sequence ATGGAACTCGTCGACATCTGGCCCCTGCACGGTCTCAGCCTCCGCACCCCGCGCCTCGAACTGCGGCCGGTGCGCGACGAAGACCTGCCGGCGCTCGCCGAAGCCGCGCTCGCGGGCATCCACGAGCCCGACCGCATGCCGTTCGCCGTGCCGTGGACCGACCAATCGCCCGCTGATCTTCCCGGGCACACCGCACGCTTCGTCTGGGGCACACGCGCGAACTCCCACCCGGGTGCGTGGACGATCCTCTTCTCGGTGATCGAGGACGGCGTGCCGATCGGCATCCAAGACGTGCGCGCGATGAACTTCGCGACCACCCGCACGATCCACTCGGGTTCGTGGATCACGAAGTCTCGCCAGGGCCGGGGCATCGGCACCGAGATGCGCGCGGCGATCCTCGCGTTCGCGTTCGACCGGCTGGGCGCCGAATACGCCGAATCGGGAGCGGCCACCTGGAACGATGCCTCGATCGGCGTCTCGCGCAAGCTCGGGTATCGCGAGAACGGCGTGCATCGGTTCGAGGTGCGCCCGGGCGAGCTCGTCGAGGAGATCGGGTTCCGGGTCACCGCCGCCGACTTCGTGCGCCCCGGCTGGACGCTCGAGGTCTCGGGCTTCGAAGCGGCGCGGGCGCTCCTCGGCGCCTGA
- a CDS encoding winged helix-turn-helix transcriptional regulator — translation MGARAPRGFGQYSGTARALERVGERWSLLILRDLLQGARRYGDLKASLPRIPTNILSDRLRELQEAGLLRRVPVVRGGYELTPLGRALEPVIVELERWGWSSLREAGEGETMSGDALAHSLRAAFRADAAGSLPPTEYVLHVGGASVAAIVAGGALDVVPVGPGSVQAPANRRMGTPQPEAILELVLDPETLRDLLSGAIDPVADPAAVPVLAGRPEFVVRFCRTFRIEPVGPETSGAVAATQSVA, via the coding sequence ATGGGGGCACGTGCGCCGCGAGGGTTCGGGCAGTACTCCGGTACCGCCCGGGCCCTCGAGCGCGTCGGCGAGCGTTGGTCGCTCCTCATCCTGCGCGACCTCCTGCAGGGCGCCCGGCGGTACGGCGACCTCAAGGCCTCGCTCCCGCGCATCCCGACGAACATCCTGAGCGACCGCCTGCGCGAGCTGCAGGAGGCCGGGCTCCTGCGCCGCGTGCCCGTGGTGCGCGGCGGCTACGAGCTCACCCCGCTCGGGCGCGCGCTCGAGCCGGTCATCGTGGAGCTCGAACGGTGGGGCTGGTCGTCGCTCCGCGAGGCCGGCGAGGGCGAGACGATGAGCGGCGACGCGCTCGCGCATTCGCTGCGAGCGGCGTTCCGGGCGGATGCCGCGGGGTCGCTGCCGCCCACGGAGTACGTGTTGCACGTGGGCGGCGCGTCGGTCGCCGCGATCGTCGCCGGCGGCGCGCTCGACGTCGTGCCCGTCGGGCCGGGGTCGGTGCAGGCGCCCGCGAACCGGCGCATGGGCACGCCGCAGCCCGAGGCGATCCTCGAGCTCGTGCTCGACCCCGAGACGCTCCGCGACCTGTTGTCGGGCGCGATCGACCCGGTGGCCGACCCCGCGGCAGTGCCGGTGCTCGCGGGGCGGCCCGAGTTCGTCGTGCGGTTCTGTCGCACGTTCCGCATCGAGCCCGTGGGGCCCGAGACATCCGGGGCTGTCGCTGCGACGCAGTCCGTCGCCTAA
- a CDS encoding helix-turn-helix transcriptional regulator, producing the protein MATPADAAEQADALLERAAAAFGAGDAFAAWALCEEAAALGREIPDASVLARAALVVRGLVSGELAARVHALCEEALARLDGEIAAAGAADARERDILRVRVRAQRAATTDLWATRPEDHPAAAALAAAEASGDALAILLALDARRQSLSNQLHARDWLALGTRAIDLGHRIGDAERVAWGRFCRIDAFWMLGERPELEHELRAVTADSMLDRDPSIAWRLGLVQASLALHDGKFDLAARLADRAHAIARTNGLGDGEFFDMVFRTHFTAQAGPDPVVDARTERMIHGVVDSGVFLGRLYLASFLSDRGRDAEAAAEWRLVRGRLGEVPRHLHEFVVGLADAAKICVRQGDLETARLLYGELAPYAGMQVIGSCWTPSVGPADLYLGVLAELLGDDDAAEAYALAARESAISMGSPTFEAWALLVLVRIARRREADVGRAGGAAGGGRAAREYAAAAREIGERLGWSMFLAQLDAATVRDDRGGLSRREYEIAGLVASGRSNRQIADELFLSERTVESHVTHIFGKLGVATRVEVATWHASRDIRAGR; encoded by the coding sequence ATGGCGACCCCGGCGGACGCCGCTGAACAGGCCGACGCCCTGCTCGAGCGGGCGGCGGCGGCCTTCGGCGCGGGCGACGCGTTCGCGGCGTGGGCGCTGTGCGAAGAGGCGGCCGCGTTGGGCCGCGAGATTCCGGATGCCTCGGTGCTCGCGCGTGCGGCACTCGTCGTGCGAGGACTCGTCTCGGGCGAACTCGCGGCACGCGTGCACGCCCTCTGCGAGGAGGCGCTCGCGCGGCTCGACGGCGAGATTGCCGCCGCCGGCGCCGCCGACGCGCGCGAGCGCGACATCCTGCGCGTGCGCGTCCGGGCGCAACGCGCGGCGACGACCGACCTCTGGGCGACCCGCCCCGAAGACCACCCGGCCGCTGCCGCACTCGCCGCGGCCGAGGCATCCGGCGACGCCCTCGCGATCCTCCTCGCGCTCGACGCGCGCCGCCAGTCGCTCTCGAATCAGCTGCACGCGCGCGACTGGCTCGCCCTGGGCACGCGCGCGATCGACCTCGGCCACCGGATCGGCGACGCCGAGCGCGTCGCGTGGGGGCGCTTCTGCCGCATCGACGCGTTCTGGATGCTCGGCGAACGGCCCGAGCTCGAGCACGAGCTGCGGGCGGTCACGGCCGATTCGATGCTCGACCGCGACCCGTCGATCGCCTGGCGGCTCGGACTCGTGCAGGCGAGCCTCGCCCTCCACGACGGCAAGTTCGACCTCGCCGCCCGCCTCGCCGATCGGGCGCACGCGATCGCGCGCACGAACGGCCTCGGCGACGGCGAGTTCTTCGACATGGTCTTCCGCACCCACTTCACGGCGCAGGCGGGCCCCGACCCGGTCGTCGACGCCCGCACGGAGCGCATGATCCACGGCGTCGTCGACTCGGGGGTGTTCCTCGGGCGGCTCTACCTCGCGTCGTTCCTCTCCGATCGCGGGCGCGACGCCGAGGCCGCCGCCGAGTGGCGTCTCGTGCGGGGTCGACTCGGCGAGGTGCCGCGGCACCTGCACGAGTTCGTCGTCGGGCTCGCCGATGCCGCGAAGATCTGCGTGCGGCAGGGCGATCTCGAGACGGCGCGGTTGCTCTACGGCGAACTCGCGCCCTACGCGGGCATGCAGGTGATCGGCTCGTGCTGGACGCCGTCCGTCGGCCCCGCCGACTTGTATCTCGGCGTGCTCGCCGAGCTCCTGGGCGACGACGATGCGGCCGAGGCGTATGCCCTCGCGGCGCGCGAATCGGCGATCTCGATGGGATCGCCGACGTTCGAGGCGTGGGCGCTGCTCGTGCTCGTGCGGATCGCGCGGCGGAGGGAGGCGGACGTCGGTCGGGCGGGCGGTGCGGCGGGCGGCGGGCGCGCCGCACGAGAGTACGCCGCCGCGGCGCGCGAGATCGGCGAACGGCTCGGGTGGTCGATGTTCCTCGCGCAACTCGACGCCGCGACGGTGCGCGACGACCGCGGCGGATTATCGCGCCGCGAGTACGAGATCGCGGGGCTCGTGGCATCCGGCCGCAGCAACCGGCAGATCGCCGACGAACTGTTCCTCTCCGAGCGCACAGTCGAGTCGCACGTGACGCACATCTTCGGCAAGCTGGGCGTCGCGACGCGCGTCGAGGTCGCGACGTGGCATGCCTCGCGTGACATCCGGGCGGGCCGCTGA
- a CDS encoding XRE family transcriptional regulator, with product MVTADRTPRASHAASLAAALAAPAAEPDETEVDALTLGRRIRERRVARGLTLGELAQAIDRAPSQVSAIENGKREPRLSMLRTIALALGTTADELLRPDAPSERAALEIAVERAQRGPVFSALGLPAFRVAKTMTDQTLETILALHHEIERLHRERAATPEEARRANAELRAEMRARDNFFPELEQKAAELLEAVGHTGGPVSHQLVADGAALLGYSLHYVGDLPHSTRSVTDKRNGRIYLPTQLSASRDSRSPILQALASHVLGHEEPKSYADFLRQRIETNYLTAAILLPEQATVRFLTEAKNLRRISMEDLRDHFAVSYETAAHRFTNLATSRLDIPVHFTKVHESGTIIKAYENDRVRFPSDALGAIEGTTMCRNWTARTVFDVEDRYSPWYQYTDTPSGTFWCTSRIEKAKEGEYSVSVGVPFEHVKWFRGRETPHRAVSRCPDPSCCQAPTGLADKWADASWPAARTPTSLLAALPTGTFPGVDQTEVFQFLEAHAPRGTD from the coding sequence ATGGTCACCGCCGATCGAACGCCACGCGCCTCGCATGCCGCGTCCCTCGCCGCCGCCCTCGCCGCGCCCGCCGCGGAGCCCGACGAGACCGAGGTCGACGCCCTCACGCTCGGCCGGCGCATCCGCGAACGCCGCGTCGCACGCGGCCTCACGCTCGGCGAACTCGCCCAGGCGATCGATCGCGCGCCGTCGCAGGTGTCGGCGATCGAGAACGGCAAGCGCGAGCCGCGCCTGTCGATGCTCCGCACGATCGCGCTCGCCCTCGGCACGACGGCCGACGAACTGCTGCGGCCCGACGCGCCGTCCGAGCGCGCGGCGCTCGAGATCGCCGTCGAGCGCGCGCAGCGGGGGCCGGTGTTCTCGGCGCTCGGGCTGCCCGCGTTCCGCGTCGCGAAGACCATGACCGACCAGACCCTCGAGACGATCCTCGCCCTGCACCACGAGATCGAGCGCCTGCACCGCGAGCGCGCGGCGACGCCCGAAGAGGCGCGCCGGGCCAACGCCGAACTGCGCGCCGAGATGCGCGCACGCGACAACTTCTTCCCCGAGCTCGAGCAGAAGGCCGCCGAGCTCCTCGAGGCCGTCGGCCATACGGGCGGCCCGGTCTCGCACCAGCTCGTCGCCGACGGCGCCGCGCTGCTCGGCTACTCGCTGCACTACGTCGGCGACCTGCCGCACTCGACGCGCTCGGTGACCGACAAGCGCAACGGCCGCATCTACCTGCCGACCCAGCTGTCGGCGTCGCGCGACTCGCGCTCGCCGATCCTGCAGGCGCTCGCGTCGCACGTGCTCGGCCACGAGGAGCCCAAGAGCTACGCCGACTTCCTGCGTCAGCGCATCGAGACGAACTACCTGACGGCCGCGATCCTCCTGCCCGAGCAGGCGACCGTGCGCTTCCTCACCGAGGCGAAGAATCTGCGCCGCATCTCGATGGAAGACCTGCGCGACCATTTCGCCGTCTCGTACGAGACCGCCGCGCACCGGTTCACGAACCTCGCGACCTCTCGCCTCGACATCCCCGTGCACTTCACGAAGGTGCACGAGTCGGGCACGATCATCAAGGCGTACGAGAACGACCGGGTGCGCTTCCCGTCGGATGCGCTCGGCGCGATCGAGGGCACGACGATGTGCCGCAACTGGACGGCCCGCACGGTGTTCGACGTCGAAGACCGCTACAGCCCCTGGTACCAGTACACCGACACCCCGTCGGGCACGTTCTGGTGCACGTCGCGCATCGAGAAGGCGAAGGAGGGCGAGTACTCGGTGTCGGTGGGCGTGCCGTTCGAGCACGTCAAGTGGTTCCGCGGCCGCGAGACACCGCATCGTGCGGTGTCGCGCTGCCCCGATCCGTCGTGCTGCCAGGCTCCGACGGGACTCGCCGACAAATGGGCGGATGCCTCGTGGCCGGCCGCGCGCACGCCCACGTCGCTCCTCGCGGCACTGCCGACGGGCACGTTCCCGGGCGTCGACCAGACCGAGGTGTTCCAGTTCCTCGAGGCGCACGCGCCGAGAGGGACCGACTGA
- a CDS encoding family 20 glycosylhydrolase, producing MTTAPQIIPAPAVVDGDPSGGFTFAASTPIVVESPALAAVARRFAADVAADTGIEASVIESAGAADPGDALAVRILLGDTGLEGVALAGGVRADGASAEAADERHGVDVSPERVLVWGPTPEAVHRGLTSLRQLVAAAASGGAAELSAVRLLDGPRFAWRSLTLDTARTFHDVESVERVLDMLSLYKLNVLHLHLTDDQGWRIEVPSRPALTEVGATGAVGERPGGYFSVDDIAGLVAYAADRFVTLVPEIDMPGHAAAIFASYPELAPRLAGPDLAIEGLPVAIGTLDPARPEVWRFVEDVLDAVIPQFPQSAYLHIGGDEAFGMDEADHAAFVARAVELVRERGRKAVGWQEAARADLGDDVLVQHWIDTPPQAVEVLRGRVPEPLLEVLGANLRAAVTDVPRALAQRNRLIVSPTQRLYFDSPFGDASTDPAQNAVRARLGMPFYPPQSVRRGVEWDPVADVAHVTDEDQVAGVEGAVWCETVTGRDDLELLLLPRLPGLAEKGWATAGATDWDDYRARLAPQSAVWSRRGWNWYRADSVEWESSPVGAHASA from the coding sequence ATGACGACCGCACCGCAGATCATTCCCGCCCCCGCCGTCGTCGACGGCGACCCGAGCGGCGGATTCACCTTCGCCGCCTCCACCCCGATCGTCGTCGAGTCGCCCGCGCTCGCCGCCGTCGCACGGCGGTTCGCGGCCGACGTCGCCGCAGACACGGGCATCGAGGCATCCGTCATCGAGTCCGCCGGCGCCGCTGACCCGGGCGACGCGCTCGCGGTGCGCATCCTCCTCGGCGACACCGGGCTCGAGGGTGTCGCCCTCGCGGGCGGCGTCCGCGCGGACGGCGCCTCGGCCGAGGCGGCCGACGAGCGTCACGGCGTGGATGTCTCGCCCGAGCGCGTGCTCGTCTGGGGCCCGACCCCCGAGGCGGTGCACCGAGGACTCACGAGCCTCCGTCAGCTCGTCGCGGCCGCGGCATCCGGCGGCGCAGCCGAGCTCTCGGCCGTGCGTCTCCTCGACGGCCCCCGCTTCGCGTGGCGCAGCCTGACGCTCGACACGGCGCGCACCTTCCACGACGTCGAGAGCGTCGAGCGCGTGCTCGACATGCTGTCGCTCTACAAGCTCAACGTGCTGCACCTCCACCTCACCGACGACCAGGGCTGGCGCATCGAAGTGCCCTCGCGCCCCGCGCTCACGGAGGTCGGCGCCACGGGCGCGGTCGGCGAACGACCGGGCGGGTACTTCTCGGTCGACGACATCGCGGGCCTCGTCGCCTACGCGGCCGACCGGTTCGTGACCCTCGTGCCCGAGATCGACATGCCGGGCCACGCGGCCGCGATCTTCGCGTCGTACCCCGAACTCGCGCCTCGCCTCGCAGGCCCCGACCTGGCGATCGAGGGACTCCCCGTCGCCATCGGCACGCTCGACCCCGCCCGCCCCGAGGTCTGGCGGTTCGTCGAAGACGTACTCGACGCCGTCATCCCCCAGTTCCCGCAGAGCGCGTATCTGCACATCGGCGGCGACGAGGCCTTCGGCATGGACGAAGCCGACCACGCGGCCTTCGTCGCGCGGGCCGTCGAACTCGTCCGCGAACGTGGGCGGAAGGCCGTCGGCTGGCAGGAGGCGGCACGCGCCGACCTCGGCGACGACGTGCTCGTCCAGCACTGGATCGACACACCGCCCCAGGCGGTCGAGGTCTTGCGCGGCCGTGTTCCCGAGCCGCTTCTCGAGGTGCTCGGCGCGAACCTGCGCGCCGCGGTGACCGACGTCCCGCGCGCCCTCGCCCAGCGCAACCGTCTCATCGTGTCGCCGACGCAACGCCTGTACTTCGACTCGCCGTTCGGGGATGCGTCGACCGACCCCGCGCAGAACGCCGTGCGCGCGCGTCTGGGCATGCCGTTCTACCCGCCGCAGTCGGTGCGCCGAGGCGTCGAGTGGGATCCCGTCGCCGACGTCGCCCACGTCACGGACGAAGACCAGGTCGCGGGCGTCGAGGGCGCCGTCTGGTGCGAGACCGTCACCGGACGGGACGACCTCGAACTGCTGCTCCTGCCCCGCCTCCCCGGCCTCGCCGAGAAGGGCTGGGCGACCGCGGGCGCGACCGACTGGGACGACTACCGTGCGCGGCTCGCGCCGCAGTCGGCCGTCTGGTCGCGCCGCGGCTGGAACTGGTACCGCGCCGACAGCGTCGAATGGGAGTCGTCCCCCGTCGGCGCGCACGCCTCCGCTTAG
- a CDS encoding MFS transporter, translated as MPNPTLDATPTSSSPERPKLSKPLKRLFGLIAPLNIVIYTLVGAVPGVFLPLQLQSIDPAGKELNLGIITGIGGAVSLISSPVIGLLSDRTRSRFGRRTPWIVAGALLTGLALVFMGISNSIIQLAIGWIMIQIVINFIISPLTALLPERVPVAARGAFSALSGIGLMVGILGGSIYGAVMADDIPSGYLILPGVLLVMVALFVVLAPDTSSKDAVNEPFSLVLFLKSFWVSPRKHPDFAWGFWGRITLFTGYFLIHGFSLYILQDYIGLGDEAVDNVPKLSLVVLVTSLIALVISGPLSDRMGRRKPLVIAAALIMGVGMVIPFVLPTLLGMFLYVGIAGFGFGTYLAVDAALMSELLPSKDTFAKDLGVLNIAATLPQSLGPFLGSFIVLAFGTYAPIFPLGLVLAIIGAACIIPIKSVR; from the coding sequence ATGCCGAACCCGACTCTCGACGCAACCCCGACGTCGTCCTCGCCCGAGCGGCCGAAGCTCTCCAAGCCGCTCAAGCGGTTGTTCGGCCTCATCGCACCACTCAACATTGTCATCTACACGCTCGTGGGCGCCGTCCCCGGCGTGTTCCTGCCTTTGCAGCTCCAGTCGATCGACCCCGCCGGCAAGGAGCTGAACCTCGGCATCATCACGGGCATCGGCGGTGCCGTCTCGCTCATCTCGAGCCCCGTGATCGGCCTGCTCTCCGACCGCACTCGCTCGCGCTTCGGCCGCCGTACCCCGTGGATCGTCGCCGGCGCACTGCTCACCGGCCTCGCGCTCGTCTTCATGGGCATCTCGAACAGCATCATCCAGCTCGCCATCGGCTGGATCATGATCCAGATCGTCATCAACTTCATCATCAGCCCGCTCACGGCCCTGCTGCCCGAGCGGGTGCCGGTCGCCGCACGCGGCGCGTTCTCGGCGCTCTCGGGCATCGGCCTCATGGTCGGCATCCTCGGCGGCTCGATCTACGGCGCGGTCATGGCCGACGACATCCCGTCGGGATACCTCATCCTCCCGGGCGTGCTCCTCGTCATGGTCGCGCTGTTCGTCGTGCTCGCGCCCGACACGTCGTCGAAGGACGCGGTCAACGAGCCGTTCTCGCTCGTCCTCTTCCTCAAGTCGTTCTGGGTCAGTCCGCGCAAGCACCCCGACTTCGCCTGGGGGTTCTGGGGCCGCATCACCCTCTTCACGGGGTACTTCCTCATCCACGGCTTCTCGCTGTACATCCTCCAGGACTACATCGGCCTCGGCGATGAGGCGGTCGACAACGTGCCGAAGCTGAGCCTCGTCGTGCTCGTCACCTCGCTCATCGCCCTCGTCATCTCGGGTCCGCTCTCCGACCGCATGGGCCGGCGCAAGCCGCTCGTCATCGCGGCGGCGCTCATCATGGGCGTCGGCATGGTGATCCCCTTCGTCCTGCCGACCTTGCTCGGCATGTTCCTCTACGTCGGCATCGCGGGCTTCGGCTTCGGCACCTACCTCGCGGTGGACGCCGCACTCATGAGCGAGCTCCTGCCGTCGAAGGACACCTTCGCGAAGGACCTCGGCGTGCTCAACATCGCGGCGACGCTCCCGCAGTCGCTCGGACCCTTCCTCGGCAGCTTCATCGTCTTGGCGTTCGGCACCTACGCCCCGATCTTCCCGCTCGGTCTCGTGCTCGCGATCATCGGCGCGGCCTGCATCATCCCCATCAAGTCGGTGCGGTGA
- a CDS encoding glycoside hydrolase family 1 protein: MTVRPSAPAFPEGFLWGASTAAHQIEGNNTASDWWHFEHSGSGFVSEPSGDAVDSFHRWPEDMDLLVGAGFTDYRFSIEWARIEPAPGEFSAAMIEHYRAMVQGALRRGLRPLVTLHHFTAPLWFTARGGWTAEGATELFVRYLDRIAPILDAGVEHICTINEPNMVAIMASLRKQGAGTDAFTTGGLPTPDLETGEALIRAHHAARQLLRAKHPGAKIGWSLSLQDVQAEPGAEAAAAEYARPRQTVFVEAAAGDDWIGVQTYTRIVVGEDDGAPVARPVPDDAQRTITGWEYYPPALGGAVREAARVLPDTPVIVTENGIATSDDDERIEYTAGALQSLKSAIDDGIRVDGYFHWTLLDNYEWGHYGPTFGLIAVDRQTFVRTPKPSLAWLGAVSRGADEIVAA; encoded by the coding sequence ATGACCGTCCGTCCATCCGCCCCCGCGTTCCCCGAAGGCTTCCTCTGGGGCGCGTCCACCGCGGCCCACCAGATCGAGGGCAACAACACCGCGAGCGACTGGTGGCACTTCGAGCACTCGGGGTCCGGGTTCGTCTCGGAGCCGAGCGGCGACGCCGTGGACAGCTTCCACCGTTGGCCCGAAGACATGGACCTTCTCGTCGGAGCCGGGTTCACCGACTACCGCTTCAGCATCGAGTGGGCCCGCATCGAGCCCGCTCCGGGCGAATTCTCGGCCGCGATGATCGAGCACTACCGCGCGATGGTGCAGGGCGCACTGCGTCGCGGGCTGCGCCCGCTCGTCACGCTCCACCACTTCACCGCCCCGCTCTGGTTCACGGCCCGCGGCGGCTGGACCGCAGAGGGCGCGACCGAGCTCTTCGTCCGCTACCTGGACCGGATCGCCCCGATCCTCGACGCGGGCGTCGAGCACATCTGCACCATCAACGAGCCCAACATGGTCGCGATCATGGCGAGCCTGCGGAAGCAGGGCGCCGGAACCGACGCCTTCACGACCGGCGGCCTCCCGACGCCCGACCTCGAGACCGGCGAGGCGCTCATCCGCGCCCACCACGCGGCCCGGCAGTTGCTGCGTGCCAAGCACCCGGGCGCGAAGATCGGATGGTCCCTGTCGCTGCAGGACGTCCAGGCCGAGCCCGGGGCCGAAGCGGCCGCAGCCGAGTACGCGCGACCGCGCCAGACGGTCTTCGTCGAGGCTGCGGCAGGCGACGACTGGATCGGCGTGCAGACGTACACGCGCATCGTCGTCGGCGAAGACGACGGCGCGCCTGTCGCCCGCCCGGTCCCCGACGACGCGCAGCGCACGATCACGGGCTGGGAGTACTACCCGCCCGCGCTCGGCGGCGCTGTGCGCGAGGCGGCCCGCGTGCTGCCCGACACGCCCGTCATCGTCACCGAGAACGGCATCGCGACGAGCGACGACGACGAGCGCATCGAGTACACCGCGGGCGCGCTGCAGTCCCTGAAGTCGGCGATCGACGACGGCATCCGCGTGGACGGCTACTTCCACTGGACCCTCCTCGACAACTACGAGTGGGGTCACTACGGGCCGACCTTCGGCCTCATCGCCGTCGACCGTCAGACGTTCGTGCGCACGCCGAAGCCGTCGCTCGCCTGGCTCGGCGCCGTGAGCCGCGGCGCCGACGAGATCGTCGCGGCGTAA
- a CDS encoding TetR/AcrR family transcriptional regulator — protein sequence MERTRRRLSPEARRAEILAVTQAAIVEVGYRSLSLREIARRCDMSTPGLMHYFSDLPTLLAAVLERRDQLDQAAIIERVPGATLLETLDEVWRYYNERADEVRSFDALEAEALDPGHPAHAYFLRRDARIFAILGEIIEREFADPETVSRLVRLLLAGERVSRLLDSGLDVANDWAVIERVIDAQPRRVERESD from the coding sequence ATGGAACGCACACGGCGGCGGCTGTCCCCCGAGGCCCGACGGGCCGAGATCCTCGCGGTCACGCAGGCGGCGATCGTCGAGGTCGGCTATCGGTCCCTCAGCCTTCGCGAGATCGCGCGCCGATGCGACATGTCGACGCCGGGGCTCATGCACTACTTCTCCGACCTGCCGACGCTTCTCGCGGCCGTGCTCGAGCGCCGCGATCAGCTCGACCAGGCCGCGATCATCGAGCGGGTGCCCGGTGCCACGCTGCTCGAGACGCTCGACGAAGTGTGGCGGTACTACAACGAACGCGCCGACGAGGTGCGGAGCTTCGACGCGCTCGAAGCCGAGGCGCTCGACCCGGGGCATCCCGCGCACGCCTACTTCCTTCGCCGCGACGCCCGGATCTTCGCGATCCTCGGCGAGATCATCGAGCGTGAGTTCGCCGACCCCGAGACCGTTTCCCGACTGGTCCGTCTCCTGCTCGCCGGTGAGCGGGTGAGCCGCTTGCTCGACAGCGGGCTCGACGTCGCGAACGACTGGGCGGTCATCGAGCGGGTGATCGACGCGCAGCCGCGGCGGGTCGAACGCGAGTCCGACTGA
- a CDS encoding VOC family protein translates to MTYIFVNLPTTDLDRAKEFYTALGFGINPLFTDDNAACVVVDDNIMFMIVTREYFQTFTDKQVVDPKTHAQALTALTCDSREAVDEVAAKALAAGGAQPRETQDLGFMYSRSLEDPDGNTLEFLYMEPSAVEQGPDAYLAEQGAGSQASA, encoded by the coding sequence ATGACGTACATCTTCGTGAACCTGCCCACGACCGACCTCGACCGGGCCAAGGAGTTCTACACGGCCCTCGGGTTCGGCATCAACCCGCTCTTCACCGACGACAACGCCGCGTGCGTCGTCGTCGACGACAACATCATGTTCATGATCGTCACCCGCGAGTACTTCCAGACGTTCACCGACAAGCAGGTGGTCGACCCGAAGACGCACGCGCAGGCGCTCACGGCCCTCACGTGCGACTCGCGCGAAGCGGTCGACGAGGTCGCCGCGAAGGCGCTCGCCGCGGGCGGAGCCCAGCCGCGCGAGACGCAAGACCTGGGGTTCATGTACTCGCGGTCGCTCGAAGACCCCGACGGCAACACCCTCGAGTTCCTCTACATGGAGCCGTCGGCCGTCGAACAGGGCCCCGACGCGTACCTCGCCGAGCAGGGCGCCGGCTCGCAGGCCTCGGCCTGA